One window of the Nodosilinea sp. PGN35 genome contains the following:
- a CDS encoding GDSL-type esterase/lipase family protein, producing MALPLQPYPQLRSALHRLQGVPPWALLSLVLNGLLFITVVVVLRQLSQAGDAMLPQANAFAADRHVPIAPFEPELGVRHSLDYEQWVALLAAEAEAAVAIDAPRQTILLGDSLTLWFPASMLPGRKTWLNQAISGENSTGLRDRLYLLDNTSPEAVFIMVGINDLIWGGSAADLVYNVRKMVDYLRQTHPQTRVVVQSILPHGGETSTWEGRDRLLTVSPDLIQTVNGQLKLVAVETGADYLNLYPLFVNGEGYLRPDLTTDGLHLNQNGYMVWRTALALFNEAD from the coding sequence GTGGCCTTACCGCTTCAACCCTATCCTCAGCTTCGCTCGGCGCTGCATCGGCTGCAGGGGGTGCCCCCCTGGGCGCTGCTGTCGCTGGTGCTGAATGGGCTGCTGTTCATTACGGTGGTGGTGGTGCTGCGGCAGCTGAGCCAGGCGGGCGATGCCATGCTGCCCCAGGCCAATGCCTTTGCGGCCGATCGCCATGTCCCCATTGCTCCCTTTGAGCCCGAGCTAGGGGTGCGTCACAGCCTTGACTACGAGCAGTGGGTGGCGCTGCTGGCGGCGGAAGCGGAGGCGGCGGTGGCCATCGATGCGCCGCGCCAGACGATTTTGCTGGGTGATTCGCTGACCCTGTGGTTTCCGGCCAGTATGCTGCCGGGGCGTAAAACCTGGCTGAATCAGGCCATTTCGGGAGAAAACTCGACCGGGCTGCGCGATCGCCTCTACCTGCTCGACAACACCTCCCCCGAGGCGGTGTTTATCATGGTGGGCATCAACGACCTGATCTGGGGAGGTTCGGCAGCGGATCTGGTGTACAACGTCCGCAAAATGGTGGACTACCTGCGCCAGACCCATCCCCAAACTCGGGTAGTGGTGCAGTCGATTTTGCCCCACGGGGGCGAGACCTCCACCTGGGAGGGGCGCGATCGCCTGCTAACGGTCTCCCCCGATCTCATTCAAACGGTCAACGGCCAGCTCAAACTGGTTGCCGTAGAAACCGGAGCCGACTACCTAAACCTCTACCCACTCTTTGTCAACGGCGAAGGCTACCTGCGGCCCGACCTCACCACCGACGGCCTGCACCTCAATCAGAATGGCTACATGGTGTGGCGTACAGCCCTGGCCCTGTTTAACGAAGCGGATTGA
- the ychF gene encoding redox-regulated ATPase YchF, with amino-acid sequence MLRAGIVGLPNVGKSTLFNAVVANAKAQAANFPFCTIEPNVGIVAVPDARLRVLADISSSAETVPARVEFVDIAGLVQGASQGEGLGNQFLANIREVDAIVHVVRCFDDDDIIHVSGSVDPVRDIEVINLELALSDLAQLERRVDRVRKLARADKEAQAELAILEKILPVLNEGKTARQVELDEEAEAIIKPLGLLTRKPVIYATNVSEEDLAGGNPWVEQVRAVAAAEAAQVVVISAQVESELVELNDEERSDFLAALGVEEGGLKTLIRATYELLGLRTYFTTGPKETRAWTIRAGMVAPQAAGVIHTDFERGFIRAETVAYDDLVAAGSMATAKDKGQVRSEGKEYVVQEGDVMLFRFNV; translated from the coding sequence ATGTTACGAGCTGGCATTGTTGGCCTGCCCAACGTTGGCAAATCTACCCTGTTCAACGCCGTGGTGGCCAACGCCAAGGCCCAGGCCGCCAACTTTCCCTTTTGCACCATTGAGCCCAACGTGGGGATTGTGGCGGTGCCCGATGCCCGTCTGCGGGTGCTGGCCGACATCTCTAGCTCGGCGGAGACGGTGCCCGCCCGGGTGGAGTTTGTCGATATTGCGGGCCTGGTGCAGGGGGCCAGCCAGGGAGAGGGGTTGGGCAATCAGTTTTTGGCCAACATTCGCGAGGTGGATGCGATCGTCCACGTAGTGCGCTGTTTTGACGACGACGACATCATCCATGTCTCGGGTTCAGTGGATCCGGTGCGCGACATTGAGGTGATCAACCTGGAACTGGCTCTGTCTGACCTGGCCCAGCTAGAGCGCCGGGTCGATCGGGTGCGCAAGCTGGCCCGCGCCGACAAAGAGGCCCAGGCCGAGCTGGCCATTTTAGAAAAAATCCTGCCGGTGCTCAACGAGGGCAAAACCGCCCGCCAGGTGGAGCTTGACGAAGAGGCCGAGGCGATCATCAAGCCCCTGGGGCTGCTCACCCGCAAGCCCGTAATCTACGCCACCAACGTCTCGGAAGAAGACCTGGCGGGCGGCAACCCCTGGGTAGAGCAGGTGCGGGCCGTAGCGGCGGCAGAAGCTGCCCAGGTGGTGGTGATTTCGGCCCAGGTAGAGTCGGAGCTGGTGGAGCTGAACGACGAGGAGCGCAGCGACTTTTTGGCGGCCCTCGGCGTTGAAGAGGGGGGCCTCAAGACCCTGATTCGCGCCACCTACGAGCTGCTGGGGCTGCGCACCTACTTCACCACCGGCCCTAAAGAAACCCGCGCCTGGACAATTCGCGCTGGCATGGTAGCCCCCCAGGCGGCAGGGGTGATTCACACCGACTTTGAGCGGGGCTTTATTCGCGCGGAGACGGTGGCCTACGACGACCTGGTGGCCGCCGGATCGATGGCCACAGCTAAGGACAAGGGCCAGGTCCGCAGCGAGGGCAAAGAGTACGTAGTGCAGGAGGGCGACGTCATGCTGTTTCGCTTCAATGTGTAG
- a CDS encoding thylakoid membrane photosystem I accumulation factor produces MLRWLSATLPAKLFFADTARLSRGLGLACAALVLWLGLGGQPSALAGLTDDNYDGNIFALYAGNGSLVPPNVSLAESLKYGKPAIVVIYVDDSSDCKRFASVISQLQAPYGRVANFIPIMADSIPVQASYEPSEPGYYFKNAVPQTLVFNAQGELVFNEIGTVSYEAIDDVMREVFDLLPRTESEELRRRPINEVNSELVPEQ; encoded by the coding sequence ATGCTGCGCTGGCTCTCCGCAACCCTCCCTGCCAAGCTTTTCTTTGCCGACACCGCCCGGCTGAGCCGGGGTCTTGGCCTGGCCTGCGCCGCTCTGGTGCTGTGGCTGGGCCTGGGGGGGCAGCCCAGTGCCCTGGCGGGTCTCACCGACGACAACTACGACGGCAACATCTTTGCCCTCTACGCGGGCAACGGGTCACTGGTGCCCCCAAACGTCAGTCTGGCGGAGTCGCTGAAGTATGGCAAACCCGCCATTGTGGTGATCTATGTAGACGACAGCAGCGACTGCAAGCGGTTTGCTTCAGTAATTTCCCAGCTCCAGGCCCCCTACGGACGGGTGGCCAACTTTATTCCCATCATGGCCGACTCGATTCCGGTGCAGGCCAGCTACGAGCCCAGCGAGCCCGGCTACTATTTTAAAAATGCCGTGCCCCAAACCCTGGTGTTTAACGCCCAGGGGGAGCTGGTGTTTAACGAAATCGGTACGGTCTCCTACGAGGCGATCGACGATGTCATGCGCGAGGTGTTTGACCTCCTGCCCCGCACCGAGTCGGAAGAGCTGCGCCGCCGCCCCATCAACGAGGTGAATTCGGAACTGGTGCCCGAGCAGTAG
- a CDS encoding inositol monophosphatase family protein, protein MAQNFWDEVLAFAGATTKIVGQKLLEDFGQVQADLKADGSLVTRCDRWADDTLRAAIAETFPAHGVLSEEVEHIFPATDWCWIIDPIDGTTNFTRGIPVWGISLGLLYRGTPVFGYVAMPPLNQAFYGYWPGQSGLEMPSGAFCNGRPMHSSTAEPDKTQFFSLCARSTSVLERPFPCKIRMLGSAAYNLLLVGAGWAIGAVEATPKIWDIAAVWAITQAAGATWVPLNDIAPFPLEVGKDYSRHPYPTLAVAQMPLVEQFRPLVQRVAP, encoded by the coding sequence ATGGCACAAAACTTCTGGGACGAGGTGCTGGCCTTTGCCGGGGCCACGACTAAAATTGTGGGGCAAAAGCTGCTCGAAGACTTCGGTCAGGTACAGGCGGATCTGAAGGCTGACGGGAGTTTGGTGACCCGGTGCGATCGCTGGGCCGACGACACCCTGCGCGCCGCCATCGCCGAAACCTTTCCCGCCCACGGCGTGCTCAGCGAAGAGGTGGAGCACATCTTCCCCGCCACCGACTGGTGCTGGATCATCGACCCCATCGACGGCACCACCAACTTTACGCGCGGCATTCCGGTGTGGGGCATTTCGCTGGGCCTGCTGTATCGGGGTACCCCGGTGTTTGGCTACGTGGCCATGCCGCCTTTAAACCAGGCGTTCTACGGCTACTGGCCGGGGCAGAGCGGCCTGGAAATGCCCAGCGGCGCGTTCTGCAACGGTCGCCCCATGCACAGCAGCACCGCCGAACCAGACAAAACCCAGTTCTTCAGCCTCTGCGCCCGCAGCACCTCAGTGCTGGAACGCCCCTTTCCCTGCAAGATTCGCATGCTGGGCTCGGCGGCCTACAACCTGCTGCTGGTGGGGGCGGGCTGGGCGATCGGCGCGGTGGAGGCAACGCCCAAGATCTGGGATATTGCGGCGGTGTGGGCCATTACCCAGGCCGCCGGAGCCACCTGGGTACCGCTGAACGACATCGCCCCCTTTCCGCTCGAGGTGGGCAAAGACTACAGCCGTCACCCCTATCCCACCCTGGCCGTGGCTCAGATGCCTTTAGTGGAGCAATTTCGTCCCCTGGTGCAGCGGGTCGCTCCCTGA
- a CDS encoding BCD family MFS transporter: protein MTSPDVSPSAPGSAATLKPNLSIFTMLRLGVFNMGLGIMSLLTLGVLNRVMIEELRVPALVAAGAIAVHQFMAPARVWFGQMSDSRPILGYHRSGYIWLGIAAVAVTAFCALQVVWQIGGRIVEGGWGPAVYPWVGLLGLLFAIYGLALSATSTPFTALLVDVSDEDSRSRLVGIGWAMLMVGIITGVIITSIVLKPIELDAPFEQVRSAVNRLFVIAPAVVCALAVLSTYGIERKYSRLTQRSSLRDREDSLTLGRALKILTASRQTGLFFTFLLVLSLSLFMQDAVLEPYGGEVFGMTIAETTQLNAAFGMGTLLSIIVAGWLVVPRIGKKRTVVLGCGWAALCLVGLTLSGLTGNPTVLLSAVFLFGTASGMLTLGAIVLMLDLTVAETAGTFIGAWGLAQAIARGSATVLGGGVLDLGRALLRTFDGAAEVGQPQAFLAYGLVFTLQAIGMLIAIWLLSRVNIQEFQANAKAAITAALESDMD, encoded by the coding sequence ATGACTAGCCCCGATGTTTCGCCTTCGGCCCCGGGCTCGGCGGCCACCCTCAAGCCCAATCTCAGCATTTTCACCATGCTGCGCCTGGGGGTGTTCAACATGGGCCTGGGGATTATGTCGCTGCTCACCCTGGGGGTGCTCAACCGGGTGATGATCGAAGAGCTGCGGGTGCCGGCCCTGGTGGCGGCGGGGGCGATCGCCGTACACCAGTTTATGGCCCCCGCCCGCGTCTGGTTTGGCCAGATGTCTGACTCCAGGCCGATTTTGGGCTACCACCGCAGCGGCTATATCTGGCTGGGAATCGCGGCGGTGGCGGTGACGGCATTCTGCGCGTTGCAGGTGGTGTGGCAAATTGGTGGCCGCATTGTCGAGGGGGGCTGGGGGCCAGCGGTGTACCCCTGGGTGGGGCTGCTGGGGCTACTGTTTGCCATCTATGGTCTGGCCCTGAGCGCCACCTCAACGCCGTTCACGGCGCTGCTGGTGGATGTGTCGGATGAGGATTCGCGATCGCGCCTGGTGGGCATTGGCTGGGCCATGCTGATGGTGGGCATTATCACCGGGGTGATCATCACCTCCATTGTGCTGAAGCCCATTGAGCTAGACGCCCCCTTTGAGCAGGTGCGCAGCGCGGTAAACCGGCTGTTTGTGATTGCCCCGGCGGTGGTGTGCGCCCTGGCGGTGCTGAGCACCTACGGCATCGAGCGCAAGTATTCGCGGCTGACCCAGCGATCGTCCCTGCGAGACCGCGAAGACAGCCTCACCCTGGGGCGCGCCCTCAAAATTCTCACCGCCAGCCGTCAGACGGGGCTGTTTTTCACCTTTTTGCTGGTGCTCAGCCTCAGCCTGTTCATGCAGGATGCGGTGCTGGAGCCCTACGGCGGCGAAGTCTTTGGCATGACCATTGCCGAAACCACCCAGCTCAACGCCGCCTTTGGCATGGGCACGCTGCTGAGCATCATTGTCGCGGGCTGGCTGGTGGTACCGCGCATTGGCAAAAAGCGCACGGTGGTGCTGGGCTGTGGCTGGGCGGCGCTGTGCCTGGTGGGCCTTACCCTGTCGGGGCTGACGGGCAACCCAACAGTTTTGCTGTCGGCGGTGTTTTTGTTTGGCACGGCCTCCGGCATGCTCACCCTGGGGGCGATCGTGCTGATGCTGGATCTGACGGTGGCCGAGACGGCGGGGACGTTTATTGGGGCCTGGGGGCTGGCCCAGGCGATCGCCCGAGGCAGCGCCACGGTGCTGGGCGGCGGCGTGCTCGATCTGGGTCGCGCCCTGCTCAGAACCTTTGACGGCGCGGCAGAAGTGGGTCAGCCCCAGGCGTTTTTGGCCTACGGGCTGGTGTTTACCCTGCAAGCGATCGGCATGCTGATCGCGATCTGGCTGCTCAGCCGGGTAAACATTCAGGAGTTTCAGGCCAATGCCAAGGCGGCGATCACCGCTGCCCTCGAAAGCGATATGGATTGA